AAAATGATACCCATCATCATTAACGTTCGTTTTACTTGATGTCTATTTTAGTGTTGAATGGAATATAGAGAAAGAGATAAGGGAGACTGGGAATCATTGAAGAATAATATTTTGTTGGGTGCATTTCTATGTTTCATTGCTAGTGTATCTTGGGGGGCAATGTTTCCGGTAGCAAATCACGCATTTAATCATATTGACCCGTTTTATTTTACGATTTTTCGCTACCTATCCGTAACTGTGATTTTAGTCGTTATGCTTCTGTGGAAAGAAGGTAAAGAGGCTTTTCGCTTTGATGGAAAAGGACTGTCGTTATGGTTCTTCGGGACAATGGCCTTTACCGTTTATAATTTACTGATTTTTTGGGGACAAGACTTACTGGGCGAGCCAGGCGTTATGATTGCATCGATTAACGAGGCTTTAATGCCGATGATTTCCATTGTGATTGTTTGGTTACTTAGTAGAAACCGACCACATGGGGTCACGTTGTTCTTTGTATTTACTGCGTTTGTCGGCGTAACACTGGTCATCACAAAAGGTGATTTCGGGGCGTTTATAACTGCAACAAGTGATATTGTACCTTCATTACTTATCTTTATCGCTGTTGTTGGATGGGTTGTCTATACGATGAGCGGCAGTAAGTTCAGCGAAGCTGGCTGGTCTGCACTTCGATTTTCAACGCTAAGTTGTTTACTGGGAACCCTTACTGCAACGGCCGTTACGCTAATCATTACATATACTGGATACGTGACATTGCCGACGATGGAAACAATCAAAATCGTCAGCCCACATATTGCATTTATGGCCATATTCCCTGGGTTAATCGCATTGCTTGGGTGGAACGTTGGGGTAAGAATTCTATCGCCATTAAACGCGCTATTGTTCATTAACTTTGTTCCAATCACAACACTTGCAGTCCAATTTTTCCAAGGTAGTCCACTTACGGTATATGATTACATCGGAACTGCATTTATTATCTTTGCATTAATCTCAAATAATATTTTCGTAAGATTAACACAGAACAATACAACACCACAAGTTCTGAGAAAGAGATTGCGCGAAGTTTTATCCTTGTTGCAAAAACATTAATAGCTATCCAAAAACCCGCTGATTAGCGGGTTTTTTTAATACCTATTTATCTTTTGGGTGACTGGAACCTTCAATCCCTTTCATTTATTCTAATACAAAGTGCTCAATTAACTCTTCTGTCAGTTGAAATCTTGGGTTCGTTGTATCACTGCCCTTTTCATCAACACCCATCACGACGCTAATTACACGTTTGCCATCAAAGATGCCTGTGCTGGCGAAACATGAACCTGCCAAATCCGTGTAGCCTGTTTTCAACCCATCAACTCCTGCCATCGCTAGCGGCATTCCAGGTAACATTAAATTTGTGGACCATAATTGGATTCCTGCACTCGTCCTAAAATCCGTCATTTTTGTAAAATCGAAAACCTCTGGGTGCCTCTCTATTAGCTTTTGAGCAATCCTAGCAACGTCCCATGCTGAAGCAATATTCGTTTCATCAGCACTTTTACCAATATAGTCCCCATCGAGCCCACTCGCATTAAAAAAGCTTGTTTTCTTCAAGCCGAAACTCTTTGCCTGTTGGTTCATTAGCGTTACAAAAGCCTCTTCCGATCCACTCACCATTTCAGCAAGTGCCACTGCTGCATCATTTGAAGAATTCACCGTCATCGCCGTAAAAAGTTCTTTCACTGTATACAAATTTCCAGGCGTCATACCCAATTTAACCGCGCCTGATTGCGCCGTCATTTGTTGAACATATTCGCTCGGCTCATAAGTATCTTCCCAAGTGAGCGTTCCATTTTTAATTGCGTTAAGCACAATATATTGCGTCATCATTTTAGACATACTCGCAATTGGCAATGCTTCTTTACTATTTTTTTCGTACAACACTTTTCCACTTTCCGCATCTATTAAAATCATTGCTTTCGCGTCCACGTTTAAGGTTACATTTTCTGTAAAGAACGGTTTATCCTTTACTATGAACGTAGCCCCGAGCACAGTAATTAGCACAAGAAATAAAAGCTTCTTCATATCATCCACACCTTTATAGGAAATCATAGATTAAGTATAGTGAACAAAAGTGTAGAACTAGCTATCTTATTCATGAAGAATTTCTTAAGTTTATTAATGCGAACTAAATTGTTTGGGCGACTGGAACCTAAAAAATCCCGCCGAATCATTCAGCGGGATTTAAAAAATACTTATACTTTTGTTACAACAATCTCTTCATCCACTACATCAACATGAACTTTTTCAACAACATCTTCTTCCAAAATTAAATCAGTTAATGGGTCTTCGATTTTATCTTGGATGACTCTTCTCAGCGGTCTTGCGCCGAAACGTTTGTCATAGCCAAGTGAAACGAGCGCTTGTTTAGCTTCGTCTGTGATTGTAATGTCAATATCGTTTTCTTCAATTGTTTCTTGTAAATCAATGAGCATCAAGTCCACGATTTCAAGAAGGTTCTCTTCTGTTAATTCATTAAATTGAACGATTGCATCAAAACGGTTGAGAAATTCTGGTTTGAAGTAATCGCTCAACGACTCTAATGTCGTTACCGCATCATGTTCAGGACGGTTAAAGCCGACACTTACTTCTTTAACGCCTGTTCCTGCGTTACTTGTCATAATAATGACTGTATCTTTGAAACTCACTGTTCGACCGTGAGAATCCGTTAATCGACCGTCCTCCATAATTTGTAAGAACATATGTTGAACGTCTGGGTGCGCTTTTTCAATTTCATCAAGTAAGAGAATTGAATACGGTTTGCGACGAATTTGTTCTGTTAATTGTCCAGCTTCTTCGTGACCGACATACCCTGGAGGTGAACCAATAATTTTAGAAACGGCGTGTTTCTCCATATATTCACTCATGTCGAGGCGAATTAACGAATCACGTGAGCCGAATAATTCTTCCGCTAATACTTTCGTAATTTCCGTTTTACCGACACCTGTTGGGCCGACAAATAAGAATGAACCGATTGGACGTGTTTTAGATTTTAGTCCCGCGCGGCTCCGACGAATTGCTTTGGCCACTTTATCGACTGCTTCCTCTTGACCAATTACTTTAGCACGCAGGTTGTCCGCCATATCCTTCATTTTCTCTTGCTCTGCCGCTTGCAGTTTCGTAACAGGGATACCTGTTTTCTCTTCAACAATTAACTCAATATCCGCGACTGAAACTTCTGTTGGCTCAGTATTTTCATTTTGATTTGCTTCTTCTAACTGCTTACGAAGCTGGATTTCTTCTGTGCGCTTATATGCAGCTTTTTCATAGTCTTCCGCTTCAGCTGCACGTTCCTTTTCCTGAATCACTTCATCTAGACGTACTTGTAGTGAGGCTGGGTCTATGGTTCCATGCGCTAAGTTCAAGCGCGCGCCGACCTCATCCATTAAATCGATTGCTTTGTCTGGTAAGAAACGGTCTTGAATATACCGTTGTGACAACGTTACGAAAGCATGAATGGCTTCTTCAGGATAATGAACTTCGTGGAACGCTTCATAACGGTCTTTAATGCCGTTCAAGATTTTAATGGTATCTTCCGTTGAAGGTTCATTGACAATAATCGGTTGAAAACGACGCTCAAGGGCAGCATCTTTTTCTATTTGACGATATTCTTTCAAGGTCGTTGCCCCAATTAATTGTAACGTACCGCGTGCAAGCGCAGGTTTTAAAATATTCCCTGCATCCATTTGAGAACCTTCTGTCGACCCGGCTCCGACGAGTAAGTGAATTTCATCGATAAATAAAATCACGTCTGGTCGAGCTTGTAATTCCTCAATCAGTTCTTTCATGCGCTCTTCGAACTGTCCGCGAATGCCCGTGTTCGTGACGAGTGATGCGACATCGAGCACATATACTTCTTTATTCATCAGTTTAACCGGTACATCGCCTTCATGGATTTTAACTGCCAATCCTTCAGCAATGGCTGTTTTACCGACACCTGGTTCACCAATGAGAACAGGGTTGTTTTTATTTCTTCTATTTAATGTTTCAATGACGCGTTTTACTTCTTGATCACGTCCAATGACTGGATCAATCAGTCCTTCTCTCGCATCATTTGAAAGGTTTTTACCAAGCTGGTCTAATAAACCATTGTTTTGATGGTCTTGGGCTTGTATCGTTTGCGCTCTTGCTTGTTGTCCACCATTTTGTTGGAAAAAGTTATTTTCTTGATTATTAAATGGAGAGAAGTTTCCAGCATTCATTTGTCCTTGTATTTCTTGAAAACAAGCACGACACATGTGTATTTGTATGTTTCGATTATTGACATGTAATCTCAGATTCACAGCCGCTTTGTTTTTACCACAATGTTGACAATTCATATTGGGTTTCCTCCTTTAGCGAATTAAATATATATCAAACCTTGACTTTGACTATCTTTGACTTTCTGACTTTATTATACATTGACCTTATTTGACTTTCAACCACTTTGCTTAAAAAATAAAGGAGCCGTCCAGAAAATCATTTTTTCTGGGACAACTCCTTCTATATAGAAATCATTCTATTCCCCGTTGCTTTCCGCGGGCACGGCTTCAATCTCCTCGTCACTGCGTTCCTGCGGGGCAAGAACTTTCTGTATAATTTTTGTAAAGACCACAAAAATTATACAAACCGAACCCTTCGCTGTTCGGCTAGCTCGCGCTGTTCCCGCTGGAGTCGCCGGTTTCCACTCCAAGCAACTAGAACTTAATCTAGAACGGGATGAAAAAACATCGTATCTTCTATTTTAATTCCCAGTAGACTTACTTAGACAGCCCCTTATCATTCTTTGACAAAGTCAATCGTGCTTCTAACTGTGTCGATTGGACGTACTAGTTTTTCTATTTGTTCGCGTTTAGGCTCTAAAAAAGGTGGGAGTGAAAGCTTTTCGCCAAGCGTTTCGTATGGTTCATCGCCCATAAATCCTGGCCCATCAGTTGCAAATTCAAATAAAATCCCTGGCGCAACTCTTGCATAGAGCGATTCAAAGAAGAAACGATCCACATGTCCTGACGTTTGAAAACCAAATTGTTCAAGTCGTTCTGTCCATTCATCTAAAACAGCACGATCGTCTACACGAAATGCCACGTGGTGCACTGTTCCATAACCTTGTTGTCCCACCGGCAACGTCGTGTTTTTCTCGATAATCACTTGCGCACCGTTCCCGCCTTCTCCTACTTCAAATAAATGAAAATCGCCATCTTGCGCAATTTCCTTAAATAAAAGGACCTTTTCCAACACTTCTTTCATATAATCAAATTGCGCGATGCGGATATGCACGGGCCCTAATCCAGTAATGGCATACTCTAAAGGAATCGGACCTTTTTGCCAAGGTGTCCCAGATGCTACGCCTTTATTATGCGCATCGGAAATGAGTTGATATTGTTGGTCATCGAAATCAACGAAGGACAGTACTTTTACACCAAACTGTTCCTGAATCCCGTCATGTTTTACTTGTAAACGATCGAAACGTTTCTCCCAGTAGGTCAATGCTTCATCTGACGGAACTCTAAATGCTGTTCTATGAATTTCGTTTGTCCCGTGAACGCCTTTTGGAATTCCTGGGAAGTCGAAAAATGTCATATCTGTGCCTGCGCTTCCGACATCATCTGCAAAAAACAAATGATACGTTTGGATATCATCTTGGTTGACCGTCTTTTTCACAAGACGCATGCCTAATACATACGTAAAAAATTTATAGTTTTCTTCTGCACTACTCGTAATCGCTGTAACGTGATGTACACCTTTTAAATGGTTCATGCTTATTCCTCCAGTAAAATGATTTGATATATTTAAACGCTGCCTACATTATCTCGAATTCAAGGTAATTATATAGAATTCATTTTATAATGTCAATGTCACTGCTTTTAGTATTGATTCTTCCCCTCAAAATAACTCTAAAACAAAAATCGACAGAATGCCTCAAACGATACTTGAGGTTTCTGTCGATTTCCCAGGAAATAAACCGAATTATTTCCTGCCTTGCTCGTAATATAAATTCATTTCATCTTCCGGTACCATACTTCCGCCCGTTGCCCATACAAGATGTGTTGCATTTTTTGAAGCAGCATTTTTCATTGATGCTTGAATTGAATGGATAGGGCCAGTCATCCCAGCCAACGCAGATGGTTCTAGGCGGATGCCTTCCGAATCTGTCAATTGGGTAAGTAACTTAAACATCGTTTCATCGGAAATTGTGTAACAGCCGGACAATAATGGTTCCATTGTTTTTCCTACGAAACCGGAAGCCGTTCCGACCGCAAGTCCGTCTGCTGCAGTTTCATTGTCTAGTCCAAAATCATGGACGGAAACTGCATCGTGTAGACCTGTCATCATGCCGAGTAACATACACGGTGAATGGGTTGGCTCTGCGAAAAAGCAATGCACATGGTCACCGAATGCTAGTTTTAATCCGTAGGCAACACCGCCCGGTCCTCCACCGACACCGCATGGTAGATAGACAAACAAAGGGTGATCTGCATCGACAATTGTGCCTTGTTCAGCTAATTGTGCAGCCAATCGTTCACCAGCGACTGCGTAGCCGAAAAACAAATCTAAGGAGTTCTCATCATCTACAAAGTGACAAAGTGGATCTGCTTCTGCTTGACGACGACCTTCTTCGACAGCTTTACTATAATCGTCTTCATATTCAACTACGATTACGCCTTTTTCACGAAGCATATCCTTTTTCCACTGTTTCGCATCGGCTGACATATGTACAGTTACTTCAAATCCTAATTGAGCACTCATAATGCCTATGCTGAGTCCTAAATTCCCCGTCGAACCGACCGCAATTTTATGTTTCGAGAATAGCTCGCGAAAGGCATCGTCCGCAAACTTACTGTAATTCTCTCCCTCTGTAATCAGTCCATGTTCTAGGGCTAGCTTTTCAGCGTGCTTTAATACTTCATAAATGCCGCCTCGCGCTTTAATAGAACCCGAAATCGGCAATGCATTGTCTTCTTTTAACAACAGCTCGCCTGGAATTGCAATCGAGTATCGTTGTTCTAGTTTCTTCTTCATAGAAGGAATCGCAGTCACCGGCGATTCAATAATGCCTTTTGATTGTTTCGTTTCAGGAAATACACGTTCTAGATAAGGTGCAAAACGTTGTAATCGTTCAGATGCTTCTTTTACTTCTGCTTCACTTACCGTTAATTT
This window of the Sporosarcina pasteurii genome carries:
- a CDS encoding DMT family transporter, which encodes MKNNILLGAFLCFIASVSWGAMFPVANHAFNHIDPFYFTIFRYLSVTVILVVMLLWKEGKEAFRFDGKGLSLWFFGTMAFTVYNLLIFWGQDLLGEPGVMIASINEALMPMISIVIVWLLSRNRPHGVTLFFVFTAFVGVTLVITKGDFGAFITATSDIVPSLLIFIAVVGWVVYTMSGSKFSEAGWSALRFSTLSCLLGTLTATAVTLIITYTGYVTLPTMETIKIVSPHIAFMAIFPGLIALLGWNVGVRILSPLNALLFINFVPITTLAVQFFQGSPLTVYDYIGTAFIIFALISNNIFVRLTQNNTTPQVLRKRLREVLSLLQKH
- a CDS encoding D-alanyl-D-alanine carboxypeptidase family protein, with protein sequence MKKLLFLVLITVLGATFIVKDKPFFTENVTLNVDAKAMILIDAESGKVLYEKNSKEALPIASMSKMMTQYIVLNAIKNGTLTWEDTYEPSEYVQQMTAQSGAVKLGMTPGNLYTVKELFTAMTVNSSNDAAVALAEMVSGSEEAFVTLMNQQAKSFGLKKTSFFNASGLDGDYIGKSADETNIASAWDVARIAQKLIERHPEVFDFTKMTDFRTSAGIQLWSTNLMLPGMPLAMAGVDGLKTGYTDLAGSCFASTGIFDGKRVISVVMGVDEKGSDTTNPRFQLTEELIEHFVLE
- a CDS encoding ATP-dependent Clp protease ATP-binding subunit translates to MNCQHCGKNKAAVNLRLHVNNRNIQIHMCRACFQEIQGQMNAGNFSPFNNQENNFFQQNGGQQARAQTIQAQDHQNNGLLDQLGKNLSNDAREGLIDPVIGRDQEVKRVIETLNRRNKNNPVLIGEPGVGKTAIAEGLAVKIHEGDVPVKLMNKEVYVLDVASLVTNTGIRGQFEERMKELIEELQARPDVILFIDEIHLLVGAGSTEGSQMDAGNILKPALARGTLQLIGATTLKEYRQIEKDAALERRFQPIIVNEPSTEDTIKILNGIKDRYEAFHEVHYPEEAIHAFVTLSQRYIQDRFLPDKAIDLMDEVGARLNLAHGTIDPASLQVRLDEVIQEKERAAEAEDYEKAAYKRTEEIQLRKQLEEANQNENTEPTEVSVADIELIVEEKTGIPVTKLQAAEQEKMKDMADNLRAKVIGQEEAVDKVAKAIRRSRAGLKSKTRPIGSFLFVGPTGVGKTEITKVLAEELFGSRDSLIRLDMSEYMEKHAVSKIIGSPPGYVGHEEAGQLTEQIRRKPYSILLLDEIEKAHPDVQHMFLQIMEDGRLTDSHGRTVSFKDTVIIMTSNAGTGVKEVSVGFNRPEHDAVTTLESLSDYFKPEFLNRFDAIVQFNELTEENLLEIVDLMLIDLQETIEENDIDITITDEAKQALVSLGYDKRFGARPLRRVIQDKIEDPLTDLILEEDVVEKVHVDVVDEEIVVTKV
- a CDS encoding ring-cleaving dioxygenase, with product MNHLKGVHHVTAITSSAEENYKFFTYVLGMRLVKKTVNQDDIQTYHLFFADDVGSAGTDMTFFDFPGIPKGVHGTNEIHRTAFRVPSDEALTYWEKRFDRLQVKHDGIQEQFGVKVLSFVDFDDQQYQLISDAHNKGVASGTPWQKGPIPLEYAITGLGPVHIRIAQFDYMKEVLEKVLLFKEIAQDGDFHLFEVGEGGNGAQVIIEKNTTLPVGQQGYGTVHHVAFRVDDRAVLDEWTERLEQFGFQTSGHVDRFFFESLYARVAPGILFEFATDGPGFMGDEPYETLGEKLSLPPFLEPKREQIEKLVRPIDTVRSTIDFVKE
- a CDS encoding D-serine ammonia-lyase — encoded protein: MMEQHRLAELKEKHPLLEKVMHREEVYWLNPLIESANEGFSKLTVSEAEVKEASERLQRFAPYLERVFPETKQSKGIIESPVTAIPSMKKKLEQRYSIAIPGELLLKEDNALPISGSIKARGGIYEVLKHAEKLALEHGLITEGENYSKFADDAFRELFSKHKIAVGSTGNLGLSIGIMSAQLGFEVTVHMSADAKQWKKDMLREKGVIVVEYEDDYSKAVEEGRRQAEADPLCHFVDDENSLDLFFGYAVAGERLAAQLAEQGTIVDADHPLFVYLPCGVGGGPGGVAYGLKLAFGDHVHCFFAEPTHSPCMLLGMMTGLHDAVSVHDFGLDNETAADGLAVGTASGFVGKTMEPLLSGCYTISDETMFKLLTQLTDSEGIRLEPSALAGMTGPIHSIQASMKNAASKNATHLVWATGGSMVPEDEMNLYYEQGRK